The following is a genomic window from Doryrhamphus excisus isolate RoL2022-K1 chromosome 3, RoL_Dexc_1.0, whole genome shotgun sequence.
TATACAATTAATCAACATTAATCAAAGGCATTGTTGCTAAGAGGCGgaaattaattttattgtttttcatatcCCATTCATTGCTAATCGGTTAGCGTTAGCTGCAGCCTTATCATAGTGTGTGGGGGAGCGggataaataaattggaggctaactagttagctcgctagcatgctatgcttatGTCTCGTGTCCCTGCAGTCTTGTAGCCTGCACATTagcaatgtgactataggggtgctatttcatgtctatatggctctaataatggtaaaaacattttttagaaagtcataaacaggttttgctataactactagggatgtccgatggTGGCTTTTTTTTGGCGAAAACCGATATGTCGATATTTTCGATACTCGAAATCGATTATCGATATCAggtgataccgatatgtgtaacatgacatcgCTCCTGTGGTGAAATGAACAAATATGTATTgtatacagaattttttttttatatcggttttcatgatcgagaaaaaaatctgataccgttGTCGACCGATAtatcatttttatgctaatatctGGCCAATAATTGTCGGTAGCGATAATAATCCCtgacattcatgcattcattttctaatgctttttcctcacgagggtcgcgggggtgctggagcctatcccagctgtctttgggcgagagactggtcaccagccaatcacagggcacatatagacaaacaaccattcacaactccacacagagatgcccgagggtggaattgaaccctggtctcctagctgtgaggtctgcgggctaaccactcgaccgccgtgccgcccacaataATGTTTGTGTTAAAATTTCTGGGTgtattaaattgatttttttctatagaaaattttgctttggttagagtacgttttggtttgagccggaccttctggaacggattaaagATACTAACGAAGGCAGGAAATTAAAAAACCTAACTGACATTgctaataacaacaaaaatattctactATTTGAATCCGactttatggaaattcactcattgGTTGAGTCTGGAACCCATTAagcatgataaacgagggatgactgtatatacatatgaaaGCGTATGTACTGAAGCTAAGGCCTTATCATgttaaacatccatccatccatttctcatGCGGCTTAATCCTCATTACGGTGATTGGGTATGCCAGAGCCTCGTTACGGTAGACATGCCCAATGCATTTAGTGGCAAGCGATGAAACTCTAAATCATTTTTAACGTGTCAGGGTGTGCTAGCGAGTCAATTTGGGGTCGTCTCATTTGCGAGCTGCACCAACCATACTGTTCAGGCTTGGGGATGTTTGTTGCCATATCAATTATCAGTGAGATCTCTGAGATATGATGAGAGCTGCAGACAAATTATGACACAGTCTGTCGTACATACTTGCCCTGAATTTAAACGTGCAAAAGCATAGACTAATCTACATCTCAAATTTCttgtgtcattttattttcttttatacgtatatatatatatattgttttttatttatatacctGTGCATAGTTTCAGTGTGTTATCATCTTCATACGCaccaattacagtaaacctcggatatatcggactctgatatatcggaaattcgcttaCAACGGACAgctaaaaaagaaccaatttttctgtaatgcatttccaataaaaattcattgcatatatcagattttttataacggatttcgcctatttcggacaaaatctccagtcccgttccaatgcatttccattaaatttccctcgcatatatcggatggccgcatcgtggcgctccgattcgccgaatcgtgacaggccgctatacgacatcatttgcagcgtttgcagcgttgcctgcgcgtccaggtacattggaaacatagtcaaggaagtgcctttttataacggataaaatccgatttacgcatataccggatataaatctgatatatgcgtaaaacggacatacgcatataacggatttcgcttatatcggacaaaaccagtgggaacaattgaatccgatatatccgaggtttactgtatatatttaatctCTGTGGCAAACCATACAGTGCAGATGTAGTTGTGGATTTTATTGGCAATTATAATTTGTACACATAAACGTCTACATACAAGCGACAAGACAACATTCATATCAACTCATTGACTCTAGCAGTGGATCcacacattcacactgcagggtgTGATGCCCAGTTCGGATTTTTAAGTTAAAATCCAGTCTTTTATTTAGTTAGTCATattacccccccaaaaagctAACTTGTAAATATGAACACAATGTGCTTGCCAAGTGATGCACAAAACACAATGTTGCACGTGGTGGACTGTGTTTACACAATTCCTAGTCTCAGTCATGTCACGTTTGTGCAACTggaatcaacttttttttttttagatgaagaAGATGGCAAGAATTTTGTCGAGACGGCCGTTTGTAGGAAAACAGGGAGCAGAAAGAGAATCTGAAAAGCATTTCAgtcaataacaaatataatgGATAATACAGAGCCACAATGtcaacagaaacagaaacagaCCAAAGCAGTCGATATGAAGACCAGCGAAGCCTACCTCGGATACAAACAGAGAAAAAAGAAGGAATGGATAAAAGGCAAACTGTAGAAAGCcttaaagaaacaaataaatgagGCAAAGTCTGAGCGGCTAAAGGGAAAATACAGGAAAAAGTACCAAGAATCAAAGAAAGCAGCGTGAAGGAAAGCCAGAGCTGACaaaaggatgcaaggatggGGGAGAAAGTGAAAAGTACACACGATCAACAGTAATAATAGACATGCTTTAAAGCCCTTTgagactcttttgtgattaagggctatatggATAATCTTGACTTGACTTCAACTTTTTAGAACTGTGTCATAGCAACAAGCCGACTGGACTGAGTATTCTCAGGAAATGCTAAATAGCAGAACTGGATATCCACCATGCAGAGAACGACTCGGTAATTGGCATCAAACCACCAACAAAAGTAGAAACCTCAGCTATTAAGTCctccaaaaatgggaaaattcaAAACCATCTGGGAGAACAAAGAAATACCCGATGACTGGTCAGAAGGTATTATCCTAAAAATACCAAAATTAGGGCAATTTGAGAGATTGTTCCAACTGGCATTGAATCATGCTCCTATCAAAGTCATAGGCAGTAGATGAGAATCTCAGGAATGAACACGCAGGATTCCGAAAGGGGTGTGGGTGCTTTGACCAGATATTCACACAACGTAACATTATAGTATGGCAGAAGAAAATACACATCAATATGGTCGACTCTGAAAAGACTTTCAATAGCATCCACAGAGACAGCCTGTGGAACATCTTCATGTAAGGAATTATTAGTCTTTTTTAttgacaacatattgcgcaactgaaAGGTCTTGAGAcaaatgctaactcgcaaactagagagctagcgacctaaacggtagcattcaagttatttcctttaaaattaaatagccaaaaacttaccacttccacacggatagggaggataactattaacagttatttaacctttaatatgaacattaatcattaattcattcattttctactgctttttcctcacgagggtcgcgggccaaatgtggcccgcaggacactagtttgaggcccccgatatgaaagtttaatgttagtgtggcccgcgcaagtttgatatggatgccgtatggtatcatgtacccagaaaaaactattacgtttgattaatgttcatgttaaaggttaaataactgttaatagttatcctccctatccgtgtggaagtggtaagtttttggctatttaagtttaaaggaaataacttgaaggctaccgtttaggtcgctagctctctagtttgcgagttagcatgtgtctcaagaccctgcagttgcgcaatatgttgtaaataaaaagagtataaatgtgactatagtcgtgttttgtcatgtctacagggctctaataatgctttgttcattttaatctgaaaaaaataatttgtctacccaccaactatatgtggtttcttaagtttttattatttgccgttttattattattattattatatttatttatttattactgattgattgattttctttattcttgatttttgttcatttatttttcatcttattttgtgtagaaaaataaaaattaagatatttgagaacagtggaatgttttatcagagcttttcttgtagaaaatcggaaccaaagcaaattaattattattaatttttctgtttttaataaatgcgtttttttggaaaatctgttgcggcccagtctcacccagaccctagctccagtggagCCTCcagtttaagacccctgctctagcaaCAACAAATTATTTCACCTATTTTGGAAGTACtgatgatgggggggggtgcacacaacaacattaaaaacagaatcaaGATCTCCGCAAACATAGAACCAAGACAAAACATAATACCAGAGCTGCATTCTATTCACCCTCCTGTAAAGCTCATAACACTGCAGAATGACAGCAAGTGACATATGTCAACTGTCAGTTTTCCACACAAAGACTCTGAAAAGAATCTGCCGGATattttggcaagaaaaaaaaataaaataaagatatgCTGGCAAGATGTCAGCAGGACAGCATGGATAGCATTCTAACAGAGCGATACTGGAACTGGTTTGGGCATGTTTTGACACGAGAGAAAGACAGCATCCTAAGAATAGTCCTACATTGGACActcaaaggtaaaaaaaaacagggttcaattccaccctcggccatctctgtgtggagtttgcatgttctccccgtgcatgtgtgggttttttcggtttccttccacattccaaaaacatgctaggttaattggctaagtccaaattgtccataggtatgaatgtgagtgtgaatggttgtttgtctatatgtgccctgtgattggccggcaaccagtccagggtgtacaccgcctctcacccgaagacagctgggataggctccagcaccccttgcgacccttgtgaggaaaagtggtagaaaatgaatgaatgaatgaatatgttctGGTAACACAATCTTTGAGTTGTGGTGTTTACAAATTAGTTGTGCGAGAGGTATAAGTTCCATTGCGAAACACCATGTCAGACGCTATTAATTCTTTGGGAAAATCCAGCGGTCCACACACGGGACCTTGTCCCCTCATAGCGACGGCGCAGTAGTCCACTTGCTCCGCATCCACTCCCGATTCCAGCCAGCGGAAACACACGATTCGCTGAAAGGAACGCCGGAAATTATCTGACACGAATCCGTACAGGATGGGGTTAGCGGTGCTGTTGGCGTAGCTGAGAATGACAAAGAGTTGCGTCACCATGGGGTCCGGCGGTCGGTGGAAGACGCTGACTAACTGAACGATGTAGAATGGCATCCAACAGAGCACGAAGACGGCGACCACCAGCAGCACCATGCAAGTGATCTTCTTCTCAGAGCGCCGCCGTTGGAGCCAGCCTGCTTTCAACCCCACCGCTCGCATCCTGGCCACCATTAGGCAGTAGCATAAACAAATGGCCGCCACAGGTAGCAAGAAACCCAGAAGGAACGTATACACCACAAAGGCTTCGGACCACGCCGCTTCAGGCCACAGGAAGTTACAGTCCACAGCGCCGTCATGGGCTGGCACTGTATCGGCGAAGATAATTATGGGCAAGATAACGAGCAGCGATAGCCCCCACACGCACACGTTCACAACCTTTGCCACCGTGGGGCGGCGGTACCGCGCCGCCTTGATGGGGTGCACCACAGCCACATAGCGGTCCACGCTCAACACGGTGAGACAGAATATGGATGTGAACATGTTGATGCCGTCCACGCTCAGCACCAGTCGACACATGAGCGAACCGAAGGGCCAATGACGCACGGCGGCAGACGTCGCCAAAAAGGGCACGCTTAGCATGAAGAGCTCGTCGGCGATGGCCAAGTTGAGAATGTAAATATTGGTAGCCGTTTTCATTTTAGCGTACTTGAGAATGACGTAGATGACCATGGCATTACCAGTCAAACCCACGCAGCACACTAGAGCGTAGATGGACGGGATGATGATGTTGCTGACATCTGGATCCTGGTAGTAGTCCTCATAGTCCACACTTGTGTTATGTGGAAACCCTGTAGGTTTTTGGCTCTCGTTGAAATCCATCACCACGctgattttcttctttttaataaTTCTCACTTGCCTCAAAACAATCCATGTTAGGATTGAAAGCGAGTGTTCGGAGATGGCACGGGATTCTTTCTTCTGGAGACTCTTAGTGTTCACCTAAGAGGACAAGAGAAGACACGTTCATCAATGCATCAATCCATACAACCTCACGgccatttaaagcaggggtctcaaactcaatttacctaggggccactggagctagggtctgggcaaggctgggccgcatcaggttttccaaaaacaaaaacaaaaaaaaacgcatttattaaaaacagaaaaatatacaaactttttctacaataaaagctctgataaaacattccactattctgaaatatcttaatttttatttttctgcacaaaataaggggctgcacggcggtcgagtggttagcacgcagacctcacagctaggagaccagggttcaatccctcaatgtggagtttgcatgttctccccgtgcatgtgtgggttttctccgggtactccggtttcctcccacattccaaaaacatgctaggttaattggccactccaaattgtccataggtatgaatgtgagtgtgaatggttgtttgtctatatgtgccctgtgattggctggccaccagtccagagtgtaccccgcctctcgcccgaagacagctggaataggctccagcacccccgtgaccctcgtgaggaaaagcgatagaaaatgaatgaatgaatgaatgcacaaaacaagatgaaaaataaagaagaataaagaaaatcaatcagtaataaataaatataataataataataaaacggcaaataataaaaacttaagaaaccacatatagttagtgggtagttatgaaattattttttttcagattaaaatgaacaaagcattattagagccctgtagacatgacaaaacacgactatagtcacatttatactctttttatttacaacatattgcgcaactgcagggtcttgagacacatgctaactcgcaaactagagagctagcgacctaaacggtacccttcaagttatttcctttaaacttaaatagccaaaaacttaccacttccacagggatagggaggataactattaacagttatttaac
Proteins encoded in this region:
- the sstr1b gene encoding somatostatin receptor type 1 gives rise to the protein MDFNESQKPTGFPHNTSVDYEDYYQDPDVSNIIIPSIYALVCCVGLTGNAMVIYVILKYAKMKTATNIYILNLAIADELFMLSVPFLATSAAVRHWPFGSLMCRLVLSVDGINMFTSIFCLTVLSVDRYVAVVHPIKAARYRRPTVAKVVNVCVWGLSLLVILPIIIFADTVPAHDGAVDCNFLWPEAAWSEAFVVYTFLLGFLLPVAAICLCYCLMVARMRAVGLKAGWLQRRRSEKKITCMVLLVVAVFVLCWMPFYIVQLVSVFHRPPDPMVTQLFVILSYANSTANPILYGFVSDNFRRSFQRIVCFRWLESGVDAEQVDYCAVAMRGQGPVCGPLDFPKELIASDMVFRNGTYTSRTTNL